The following are encoded in a window of Panicum virgatum strain AP13 chromosome 5N, P.virgatum_v5, whole genome shotgun sequence genomic DNA:
- the LOC120674091 gene encoding E3 ubiquitin-protein ligase RFI2-like, with the protein MGAGAQVDKEETAVVADGGGGGGGEEEQLAAEGEGEEEELVGEGGGGEGGEEKAAAVVSCSICLDIVVAGGEERSTARLQCGHEFHLDCIGSAFNAKGIMQCPNCRKIEMGNWLYANGPRSSQDANNDEWGYDEDLYDVAHSDMATFVPLRIQWCPVGRLPALFEELENAPPAPATFNDFMGPNFNSEHVAVSVPGTAHPGPYLAYFQPVPPPAPSSSHVAERTMDGAAYHDHWNPLAGPSDGRPVQTVHPIDFPNNPWAHMSHSYSQSNNNNGVAEQPVLPVGAMRVGGVDSDSQRGSLPSFYGNRSGAPRTPSVPPVAPQFIRAHGNINDQFQQSSSLFAGSQRSGGMHPLGAGGPAVPPPDNTSFCLFPPASSAPSTMETEDVRGNQFYAWERDRLAPYPLVSTNNEGTWWSSSQQQQPHGLPEPASASRRLPGQWIGGAARSPPQENRLPDDSPFRPMHIPRM; encoded by the exons ATGGGCGCGGGCGCCCAGGTGGATAAGGAGGAGACGGCCGTGGTTGCCGacgggggaggaggcggagggggggaggaggagcagctggcggcggagggcgaaggggaggaggaggagctggtgggggAGGGCGGAGGGGGCGAGGGCGGGGAGGAGAAGGCCGCGGCGGTGGTGTCGTGCTCGATCTGCCTCGACAtagtggtcgccggcggcgaggagaggtCCACCGCGAGGCTGCAGTGCGGCCACGAATTCCACCTCG ATTGCATTGGTTCAGCATTTAATGCCAAAGGAATTATGCAATGCCCCAATTGTCGCAAAATTGAGATGGGGAATTGGCTTTATGCAAATGGTCCCCGATCATCACAGGATGCAAACAATGATGAATGGGGCTATGATGAAGACCTTTATGATGTTGCTCACTCAGATATGGCAACCTTTGTG CCACTTCGCATCCAGTGGTGTCCAGTTGGGCGCTTACCAGCTTTGTTTGA AGAATTAGAGAACGCACCGCCAGCGCCAGCTACTT TTAATGATTTTATGGGGCCAAACTTCAATTCGGAGCACGTCGCTGTATCTGTACCTGGCACAGCTCATCCAGGTCCATATCTCGCTTACTTTCAGCCCGTGCCGCCACCAGCACCATCAAGCTCCCATGTTGCTGAGAGAACAATGGATGGTGCTGCATATCATGATCACTGGAACCCTCTGGCTGGACCATCAGATGGCCGACCAGTGCAGACAGTACATCCCATCGACTTCCCTAATAACCCCTGGGCACACATGTCGCACTCCTATTCTCAATCCAACAACAATAATGGTGTAGCTGAGCAGCCAGTACTCCCTGTGGGGGCAATGAGGGTTGGAGGGGTTGACAGTGATAGCCAACGAGGATCTCTCCCCTCATTTTATGGAAACAG GTCTGGAGCACCTAGGACCCCAAGTGTTCCTCCTGTGGCGCCACAATTCATAAGAGCACATGGCAACATAAATGATCAATTTCAGCAGAGTTCTAGCTTATTTGCTGGGTCACAGCGATCAGGAGGCATGCATCCATTAGGAGCTGGTGGGCCTGCCGTGCCACCTCCAGATAACACCTCCTTTTGCCTGTTCCCACCAGCTTCATCGGCCCCTAGTACAATGGAAACTGAGGATGTCAGAGGAAACCAGTTCTACGCCTGGGAGAGGGACCGCCTCGCTCCTTACCCTCTGGTGTCCACAAATAATGAAGGTACCTGGTGGAGCTCTTCACAACAGCAGCAGCCTCATGGCTTACCTGAGCCTGCATCTGCCTCAAGAAGGCTGCCCGGGCAGTGGATTGGTGGCGCTGCTAGGTCGCCACCACAGGAGAATAGATTGCCAGACGACTCACCATTCCGTCCAATGCACATCCCTCGGATGTAG